One stretch of Scyliorhinus canicula chromosome 7, sScyCan1.1, whole genome shotgun sequence DNA includes these proteins:
- the LOC119969463 gene encoding 1,25-dihydroxyvitamin D(3) 24-hydroxylase, mitochondrial isoform X2, with product MKLGPFECVHIGAPCLLEALYRKESNYPQRLEIKPWKAYRDYRGEAYGLLILEGKDWQRVRSIFQKKLMKPTEVVKLDGKINGVLEDFISRMDKLRDKTGKINDLYQELNKWSFETICLVLYDKRFGLLDQNVVEESLNFIQAIKIMMNTFGKMMVTPVGLHKSFNTKTWKDHTEAWDNIFKTAKCHIDGRLNRHSACPANDFLSEIYNGSELSRKELYAVITELQIGGVETTANSLLWAIFNLSRNPKAQDKLNEEIRHVLSKDQAPTADDIKKMPYLKACLKESMRITPSVPFTSRTLDEETVLGDYLLPKGTILMINSHVLGWNEDYFDEGMQFKPERWLQDKHTINPFAHVPFGVGKRMCIGRRLAELQLQLALCWLVARYKIVATDEDPVETLHSGTLVPNREIPVAFQIR from the exons ATGAAGCTGGGGCCGTTTGAATGCGTCCACATCGGGGCTCCGTGCCTGCTCGAAGCTCTGTACCGGAAAGAGAGCAATTACCCGCAGCGTTTGGAGATCAAACCGTGGAAAGCTTACCGGGACTACAGAGGCGAGGCGTATGGACTGCTCATACT ggaaggaaaagaCTGGCAAAGGGTACGGAGCATATTTCAGAAAAAGCTGATGAAGCCAACAGAAGTAGTGAAACTGGATGGAAAAATCAACGGG GTTCTGGAAGATTTCATCAGCAGAATGGATAAGCTCCGTGACAAGACAGGGAAGATTAATGATCTATACCAGGAACTGAACAAATGGTCCTTTGAAA CAATTTGCTTGGTGTTATATGATAAAAGATTTGGCCTTCTGGATCAAAATGTAGTTGAAGAATCTTTGAACTTCATCCAGGCAATTAAAATT ATGATGAATACATTTGGTAAGATGATGGTGACTCCAGTTGGGCTTCATAAGAGCTTTAATACGAAGACGTGGAAGGACCACACAGAAGCTTGGGACAATATATTCAAAACAG CAAAATGCCACATTGATGGAAGATTAAACAGACACTCAGCCTGTCCGGCCAATGACTTCCTCTCAGAAATCTACAATGGCAGTGAACTATCAAGAAAAGAGCTGTATGCTGTGATCACTGAACTTCAGATTGGAGGGGTAGAAACG ACTGCCAACAGTTTGCTTTGGGCTATCTTTAATCTCTCACGCAATCCCAAAGCACAAGACAAACTTAATGAAGAAATACGGCATGTGCTGTCCAAAGACCAGGCCCCAACTGCCGACGATATTAAGAAAATGCCCTACCTAAAGGCTTGCCTGAAAGAGTCCATGAG GATTACTCCTTCTGTGCCCTTCACAAGTCGCACTCTGGATGAAGAAACTGTTCTCGGTGACTACTTGCTACCTAAGGGA ACTATTTTAATGATAAACAGTCATGTACTGGGGTGGAATGAAGACTATTTTGATGAGGGAATGCAGTTTAAACCTGAGCGGTGGCTGCAGGATAAGCATACAATCAATCCATTTGCTCATGTGCCATTTGGTGTTGGGAAAAGGATGTGTATAGGTCGGCGACTGGCTGAGTTACAGTTGCAGTTGGCCCTATGCTGG TTGGTTGCAAGGTACAAAATAGTGGCTACTGACGAAGATCCCGTGGAAACACTGCATTCTGGGACATTGGTGCCTAATCGTGAAATCCCAGTTGCGTTCCAGATACGTTAA
- the LOC119969463 gene encoding 1,25-dihydroxyvitamin D(3) 24-hydroxylase, mitochondrial isoform X1: MRFHSKSAGLLRQLARQGGKFLHRIPISTAGSASDKAMAPCGHSSIPGPTNWPLLGSLLEIIRKGGLQKQHKTLVEFHKKFGKIFKMKLGPFECVHIGAPCLLEALYRKESNYPQRLEIKPWKAYRDYRGEAYGLLILEGKDWQRVRSIFQKKLMKPTEVVKLDGKINGVLEDFISRMDKLRDKTGKINDLYQELNKWSFETICLVLYDKRFGLLDQNVVEESLNFIQAIKIMMNTFGKMMVTPVGLHKSFNTKTWKDHTEAWDNIFKTAKCHIDGRLNRHSACPANDFLSEIYNGSELSRKELYAVITELQIGGVETTANSLLWAIFNLSRNPKAQDKLNEEIRHVLSKDQAPTADDIKKMPYLKACLKESMRITPSVPFTSRTLDEETVLGDYLLPKGTILMINSHVLGWNEDYFDEGMQFKPERWLQDKHTINPFAHVPFGVGKRMCIGRRLAELQLQLALCWLVARYKIVATDEDPVETLHSGTLVPNREIPVAFQIR, encoded by the exons atgcgaTTTCACAGCAAGAGCGCCGGGTTGCTCCGGCAGTTGGCGAGACAAGGGGGCAAGTTCCTCCACCGCATCCCGATCTCTACAGCTGGCAGCGCCTCGGACAAAGCCATGGCACCGTGCGGGCACAGCTCCATCCCCGGCCCCACCAACTGGCCCCTGCTGGGAAGCCTGCTGGAGATCATTAGGAAAGGAGGGCTCCAAAAGCAGCACAAAACACTG GTCGAATTTCACAAGAAATTTGGGAAGATTTTTAAGATGAAGCTGGGGCCGTTTGAATGCGTCCACATCGGGGCTCCGTGCCTGCTCGAAGCTCTGTACCGGAAAGAGAGCAATTACCCGCAGCGTTTGGAGATCAAACCGTGGAAAGCTTACCGGGACTACAGAGGCGAGGCGTATGGACTGCTCATACT ggaaggaaaagaCTGGCAAAGGGTACGGAGCATATTTCAGAAAAAGCTGATGAAGCCAACAGAAGTAGTGAAACTGGATGGAAAAATCAACGGG GTTCTGGAAGATTTCATCAGCAGAATGGATAAGCTCCGTGACAAGACAGGGAAGATTAATGATCTATACCAGGAACTGAACAAATGGTCCTTTGAAA CAATTTGCTTGGTGTTATATGATAAAAGATTTGGCCTTCTGGATCAAAATGTAGTTGAAGAATCTTTGAACTTCATCCAGGCAATTAAAATT ATGATGAATACATTTGGTAAGATGATGGTGACTCCAGTTGGGCTTCATAAGAGCTTTAATACGAAGACGTGGAAGGACCACACAGAAGCTTGGGACAATATATTCAAAACAG CAAAATGCCACATTGATGGAAGATTAAACAGACACTCAGCCTGTCCGGCCAATGACTTCCTCTCAGAAATCTACAATGGCAGTGAACTATCAAGAAAAGAGCTGTATGCTGTGATCACTGAACTTCAGATTGGAGGGGTAGAAACG ACTGCCAACAGTTTGCTTTGGGCTATCTTTAATCTCTCACGCAATCCCAAAGCACAAGACAAACTTAATGAAGAAATACGGCATGTGCTGTCCAAAGACCAGGCCCCAACTGCCGACGATATTAAGAAAATGCCCTACCTAAAGGCTTGCCTGAAAGAGTCCATGAG GATTACTCCTTCTGTGCCCTTCACAAGTCGCACTCTGGATGAAGAAACTGTTCTCGGTGACTACTTGCTACCTAAGGGA ACTATTTTAATGATAAACAGTCATGTACTGGGGTGGAATGAAGACTATTTTGATGAGGGAATGCAGTTTAAACCTGAGCGGTGGCTGCAGGATAAGCATACAATCAATCCATTTGCTCATGTGCCATTTGGTGTTGGGAAAAGGATGTGTATAGGTCGGCGACTGGCTGAGTTACAGTTGCAGTTGGCCCTATGCTGG TTGGTTGCAAGGTACAAAATAGTGGCTACTGACGAAGATCCCGTGGAAACACTGCATTCTGGGACATTGGTGCCTAATCGTGAAATCCCAGTTGCGTTCCAGATACGTTAA